A window of Roseburia hominis A2-183 genomic DNA:
CTCCTCTCATCGGAACTTATTATAGCAACAGTATCACAACTTTTACATCGACATTCCGACGAAATGCATGCCTTTCTTTTTCTATTTACAGTGCAACTTTCTAGTTCTTACTGCCTATATACCCCGCAAGTGTATCCAGAATCACCTGCGGTTCGATCGGCTTTGCAAGATGAGCGTTCATCCCGGCCGCCAACGACTGGCTGACATCTTCCTCATAGGCATTGGCCGTCATAGCAATTATGGGCACAGTCTGTGCATCCGTCCGGCTCATTGCCCGGATCTGTCTGGCTGCCTCCAGTCCGCTCATCACCGGCATCCGGATATCCATCACGATTGCGTCAAAATATCCCTCCGGATTCTGCTCCACCATTTCCACCGCTCTTTTTCCATTTTCCGCATGTTCCACAATAATTCCCCTTGATTCCAGAATACGTCTGGCCACAAAAGTATTGATCTCATTGTCCTCTGCCAGAAGCACCCGTCTGCCTTCCAGGTTCTGTTTTGCCATGACTGCCTGTGGCATTTTTTCCGGAGCATCGATGCCCGAGATCGTAAGCGGCAGATCGAGGATTACCCCGGTACCCGCTCCTAATTTACTGTGAATTTCAATCGTGCCGTGCATCATGACCACCAGTTTCTTTACGATCGCAAGTCCAAGACCGGTTCCCTGCCATTGCAGGGCAAGCGTGCGGTTACCCTCCTGCGAAAACGGTTCAAACGCATGCTCCAGGAATTCCTCACTCATACCGATTCCACTATCCCGCACCGTAAAACGCACCCATTCAACGTTTCCTTCCGTGCGGAGCCTTTCGGTCAGAAGCCACACATTTCCGCCCTCTGGCGTGTATTTTGCTGCATTGGACAGCAGATTGAAGAAAATCTGCTTGAACCGCACCGCATCAGTGTATATCATTTCTTCCATATGCTGCAGATCACACTGGAACGTAATGTTTTTCTGCTCCATCAGCGGGCCGATCGTGGTATTGATTGCCGTTCCAAACGTCTTTCTGCTCATCTGCTCCGACTTCAGGTTCAGATTACCGCTCTCTATACGTGAAATATCCAGCATATCATTGATCAGTCCGAGAAGAAACTCACTTGAGGATTTGATTTTATCCAGATATCCGCAGATCGTCTCATCCTGACATTCCTGCCTTGCAACGGATGTCATGCCGATAATCGCATTCATAGGTGTCCGGATGTCATGACTCATATGGGCCAGGAATTCACTCTTGGCGCAATTCGCCCGCTCCGTTTCTTCAATTGCCCGCTCCAGACGTTCCTGCTTCTTCTTCTCCTCCGTTACGATGTCTTCGATGTCCACACAGCTTTTGAATACCGTCCCCATCTGCTTATCCATATAGGTATAACGGATCATTTTACGCCGCACTGAGCCATCAGACTCTCTCACATCAATTTCCTGTATGTAAAGTGGCTCTGCCTCAAGGTTACGACGGATTTCCTCTGTCTGCATTGCCCGGATGTGTGCTTCCAGCTGATCCGTCACTGCGACTCTGGTAAGATAATCACGGATATCCGCATCGTAGTCTGTTCCTCTGGCGCTCGGACACATGGAACTTTTTTCCTGCGCCATAATCTCGAAATGACCATTCTGCAGACAGATGTATTCCACATAATCATAGTCGAACTCAATGATCAGCTGCATCATACGGTCACGGTTTTTCTCATGCGTGACATCCCAGTTATTGTAAAAGGCAAACAAATCTCCCGTATCCAGCTGCGGTACAATCCTCACGTCCACACGCACCCAGATAATGTCGTCCGTGTCCCGCCTCTTTGCCCAGTAGTAACGCGATATCATTTCCTCTCCCTGCCAGTAGGCTTCCATCAATGCCTCTGGCTGTAGATCCGCATACGTCTCCCCAGTCATATGAATTTCCGAGAAAATCTTTTCAATGCGCTTCCGGTAGTCTGCTTCCTCACGCAATTCTTCGGTAAAATCCCCCAGACCATTGTATTTGACGGATTCCACATAACGCTGCGTGAGATTGACGCGGCTGGTTCCAATATTCGCATCTGTTCCTTTCTGATCCAATCCTCTGTCGATTATCATACTTCCATCTCCTGCCATACATTATCCGCAGTTTATTTTAACCCTGCCTGACCGGCCATCGCTCTTCTCTCCTCATACTGTTCATAGAAGTCCTGCTCCGGTTCATATGGTTTTATAAAAAACAGATTTAACAAAAACATGTTGATCGTCTTTGCCTCCTGTTCACCAATTCCGTCTTTCACCTGCTTCTCCAGCTGCTTCCGCAGGCCATGCCAGTCCATCAGAAACCGTTCGTATCGTTCCATCTGCGGAGTATCGAGCCATTTTCCAACCTTCACTTTGCTGCGCCCGGGCTTCTGACAGGCATCCATCTGCAGAAAGTAGCGGATTCTGCTTTCCTCATAGATTCTGCCAAGCGGAAATACACGACACAACCCGGGACGCATTGCGTGGATCCTGCATCTTCCCTGTTCATTCAAGAACACACACTGCTCTTTTTCTCCGTCCATCCTCAGGTTCGGAAGAATCACGCCGTCCACTACCTGCAGCTCTATCGTATCGACCAGCAGCTGCTCAAAATTTTTCCCGGTCACGGTCGTCAGACGCCATATATCACAGGGATCAAGCACAATGGATGTCCCCATTTTCTCACAGCAGGCATGACATCCCGCGCAGTCTCCGCACGCCGCCCGAACCATATCATTGCAGCCATATATTTTTCCATCTGATATTTCCTGCAGATCCCGTAACATTGCAATCTCCTCATTTCTTTTTTCTGTGTCTATTTTAACTGTTTTTTGCAAAAGAAGCAATAAACTCACATAGCCTATAGAGTGAAAAAAGAAACCGCCACAAAAGTGACGGCTTCTTAAATCCTGATTTTATAATATCTGTTCTATGCCCCTATGCAGCAGCTTTCTCAGAATCATTGTCTTTCATGACAAGCTTTAAGAGAATCGGGGTGATCAGCGTCGTTACAATAACAACGAGAACGATCGGAGCAAACAGGACATCATCTAACATACCGCTTGCATATCCCTTCTGCGCCACAATCAGTGCAACCTCACCTCGGGAAATCATACCGATACCGACCTGGAACGCTTCCTTTCCGGTACATCCGCATATCTTTGCACCCAGTCCGCATCCGACAACCTTGCTTAAGATGGCGATAACAAGCAGAATGATTGCGAAGATCCAGATGCTGGCATCCATTCCGCCGAGTGTTACCTTAAGACCTACACTGGCAAAGAATACCGGTGAGAAAATCAAGTAAGACGGGATCTCGCATCTTCTTGCAACATACGGTCCAACTTTCATCGTGCAGAGCATCAGTCCTGCGAAGTAAGCACCGGTAATATCTGCAATACCGAAGTATTCCTCTGAGATATAGGAAAGAATGAAGCAGAGCGCTACACAGATGATAGCGGTTCTTCTCTTCTCATCCTGCTCTTCCACAAATACCTTTAACTTTGTAAGCACGAAGATCAATACTGCAATAAATACGAAATACAGTACAATCTTTAACACAACTGTGATCGGGCTTACGCTGGTATCCTTTAAGCTGGTTACGATTGTGAGTACGATAATACCGATGATATCATCGATAACAGCTGCGCCAAGGATTGTCGTTCCGACTTTTCCTTTCAGCTTGCCCATCTCACGCAGCGTCTCAACTGTGATACTTACAGATGTTGCTGTCAGTACAACACCGACGAACACTGCCTTTAACACCTCATCGTAATCGCTGAAGTCTGTGTGGAAGAAAAATGCATACCCCAGGAATCCACCAATCAACGGAACAATCACACCGATCAATGCTGTTACGAAAGATGCCACACCATTTTTCTTAAGTTCGGACAGATCCGTCTCCAGTCCTGCGTTAA
This region includes:
- a CDS encoding hybrid sensor histidine kinase/response regulator; its protein translation is MIIDRGLDQKGTDANIGTSRVNLTQRYVESVKYNGLGDFTEELREEADYRKRIEKIFSEIHMTGETYADLQPEALMEAYWQGEEMISRYYWAKRRDTDDIIWVRVDVRIVPQLDTGDLFAFYNNWDVTHEKNRDRMMQLIIEFDYDYVEYICLQNGHFEIMAQEKSSMCPSARGTDYDADIRDYLTRVAVTDQLEAHIRAMQTEEIRRNLEAEPLYIQEIDVRESDGSVRRKMIRYTYMDKQMGTVFKSCVDIEDIVTEEKKKQERLERAIEETERANCAKSEFLAHMSHDIRTPMNAIIGMTSVARQECQDETICGYLDKIKSSSEFLLGLINDMLDISRIESGNLNLKSEQMSRKTFGTAINTTIGPLMEQKNITFQCDLQHMEEMIYTDAVRFKQIFFNLLSNAAKYTPEGGNVWLLTERLRTEGNVEWVRFTVRDSGIGMSEEFLEHAFEPFSQEGNRTLALQWQGTGLGLAIVKKLVVMMHGTIEIHSKLGAGTGVILDLPLTISGIDAPEKMPQAVMAKQNLEGRRVLLAEDNEINTFVARRILESRGIIVEHAENGKRAVEMVEQNPEGYFDAIVMDIRMPVMSGLEAARQIRAMSRTDAQTVPIIAMTANAYEEDVSQSLAAGMNAHLAKPIEPQVILDTLAGYIGSKN
- a CDS encoding YkgJ family cysteine cluster protein, translating into MLRDLQEISDGKIYGCNDMVRAACGDCAGCHACCEKMGTSIVLDPCDIWRLTTVTGKNFEQLLVDTIELQVVDGVILPNLRMDGEKEQCVFLNEQGRCRIHAMRPGLCRVFPLGRIYEESRIRYFLQMDACQKPGRSKVKVGKWLDTPQMERYERFLMDWHGLRKQLEKQVKDGIGEQEAKTINMFLLNLFFIKPYEPEQDFYEQYEERRAMAGQAGLK
- a CDS encoding cation:proton antiporter, with product MESYSFLLFLAIIMISTKILGLFTRKIHMPAVVGALVAGVILGPSCLNLITLTGDTGVFLEQMAELGVILLMFNAGLETDLSELKKNGVASFVTALIGVIVPLIGGFLGYAFFFHTDFSDYDEVLKAVFVGVVLTATSVSITVETLREMGKLKGKVGTTILGAAVIDDIIGIIVLTIVTSLKDTSVSPITVVLKIVLYFVFIAVLIFVLTKLKVFVEEQDEKRRTAIICVALCFILSYISEEYFGIADITGAYFAGLMLCTMKVGPYVARRCEIPSYLIFSPVFFASVGLKVTLGGMDASIWIFAIILLVIAILSKVVGCGLGAKICGCTGKEAFQVGIGMISRGEVALIVAQKGYASGMLDDVLFAPIVLVVIVTTLITPILLKLVMKDNDSEKAAA